One Alnus glutinosa chromosome 3, dhAlnGlut1.1, whole genome shotgun sequence genomic region harbors:
- the LOC133863347 gene encoding monocopper oxidase-like protein SKU5, whose product MASTVHQRSLIALMMAIFVAGANAIDIFLEWNVTLDNTFKPVSQDQPVITINGMFPGPLINATTNDLVHVNVFNNMDEPLLFTWNGIQQRLNSWQDGVSGTNCPIQPGTNWTYVFQTKDQIGSFFYFPSINFQKAAGGFGPIRVNNRNVIAVPFPKPEAEFDFLIGDWYYDNYKLIRSRMHFNTVAFDGISDIMLMNGKGPFGHQLTKAYESFNVTKGKTYRFRISNVGNAMSFNFRIENHQMVLVETEGSYTNQITLDSLDVHVGQSYSVLVTADQNEADYYIVASPKLIGPASRSLVGVGVLHYSNSNTHVNGPLPTGPDPFDLDFSVNQAKSIRWNLTAGAARPNRQGSFNVTNVTLSQTFILQGSKAAIDGLPRYAINNVSYYTVDTPLKLADYFVNGSGVYNLDQFPVKTVNAAAAYGVSVVTGIHKGWIELVFMNNILDAVDSWHFDGFGFYVVGFGKGEWIPDLRNTYNLVDPVVRSTVQVYPGGWTAVYAFLDNPGMWNLRSQLSKNWFLGQELYVRVHDDDPNPAKERPPPDNLLLCGIFESHPPAGAPSPSPAPSTGR is encoded by the exons ATGGCTTCTACCGTCCACCAGAGGAGCCTAATTGCATTAATGATGGCAATCTTTGTCGCTGGAGCCAACGCCATTGACATCTTTCTGGAGTGGAATGTTACCCTCGACAACACCTTCAAACCTGTGTCCCAAGATCAACCT GTTATCACCATCAATGGGATGTTCCCAGGACCCCTTATCAATGCCACAACCAACGATCTTGTCCACGTAAACGTTTTTAACAACATGGATGAGCCTCTACTCTTTACATG GAATGGCATACAGCAAAGGTTAAACTCATGGCAAGATGGAGTGTCCGGCACAAACTGCCCAATCCAACCGGGCACGAACTGGACTTATGTGTTCCAAACAAAGGACCAGATTGGCAGTTTCTTCTATTTTCCCTCTATCAACTTTCAGAAGGCTGCCGGAGGGTTCGGACCCATCCGTGTCAACAATCGTAATGTCATCGCCGTTCCCTTTCCCAAGCCTGAAGCTGAGTTCGATTTTCTAATTGGTGATTGGTATTATGACAACTACAAG CTGATTAGGTCAAGGATGCACTTCAACACAGTAGCATTTGATGGTATCTCCGATATCATGTTGATGAATGGCAAAGGCCCTTTTGGGCATCAACTGACAAAAGCCTATGAATCTTTCAATGTTACTAAAG GGAAGACGTATAGGTTCAGGATATCGAATGTGGGGAATGCGATGAGTTTCAATTTCAGGATTGAAAACCATCAAATGGTGTTGGTTGAAACAGAAGGGTCTTACACCAATCAGATCACGTTGGACTCCCTGGACGTGCACGTTGGCCAGTCATACTCTGTTCTCGTCACAGCCGATCAAAACGAGGCAGATTATTACATTGTGGCATCTCCTAAACTGATAGGCCCTGCTTCTAGAAGCCTTGTGGGCGTTGGGGTGCTACACTATTCCAATTCCAATACACACGTTAACGGGCCTTTGCCGACCGGGCCTGACCCATTTGATCTGGATTTTTCAGTTAATCAAGCTAAATCCATTAG GTGGAACCTGACAGCAGGAGCTGCGAGGCCGAACCGACAAGGAAGCTTCAACGTGACAAATGTGACCCTATCGCAAACCTTCATTCTCCAAGGCTCAAAGGCTGCCATTGATGGCTTGCCACGTTATGCCATCAACAATGTGTCTTATTACACTGTAGACACCCCACTGAAACTTGCTGATTACTTTGTGAATGGGTCTGGTGTGTACAATCTCGACCAATTTCCTGTTAAAACTGTCAATGCTGCCGCCGCATATGGAGTCTCTGTTGTTACTGGGATTCATAAGGGGTGGATAGAGCTTGTTTTTATGAACAATATTTTGGATGCCGTGGATTCTTGGCATTTCGATGGTTTTGGGTTCTATGTTGTCGG GTTTGGCAAGGGAGAATGGATCCCAGACTTGCGGAACACCTACAACCTGGTGGATCCTGTTGTCCGATCCACCGTACAAGTGTACCCAGGAGGATGGACGGCAGTTTATGCATTCCTTGATAACCCAGGAATGTGGAACCTCAGGTCACAACTCTCCAAAAATTGGTTCTTGGGCCAAGAACTCTACGTTAGAGTTCATGATGATGATCCTAATCCTGCCAAGGAGCGGCCGCCACCGGACAACCTCCTTCTATGTG GTATATTTGAATCTCATCCTCCAGCTGGTGCGCCGTCTCCATCTCCGGCTCCGTCGACAGGACGGTGA